A window of Bradyrhizobium sp. AZCC 1610 contains these coding sequences:
- a CDS encoding branched-chain amino acid aminotransferase yields the protein MGVSFDKIDGVIWYDGKLVPWADANVHILTHGLHYASCVIEGERAYGGRVFKSTAHSERLKNSANILDFEIPYSVAEIDAAKQLVIDKNNLPDAYLRPIAWRGSEMMGVSAQTNTIHLAIAAWDWPSYFDPAEKLKGIRIGLAEYRRPDPATIPALAKASGLYMICTISKHKAERAGYADAMMLDWQGRVAECTGANIFFIKDGKIHTPIADCFLAGITRATAIDLARRRGIEVIERRIMPEELDGFTECFITGTAAEITPVSEIANWKFTPGKISELLMADYTAEVQPKDKAAAA from the coding sequence ATGGGAGTGTCGTTCGACAAGATCGATGGCGTGATCTGGTATGATGGAAAGCTGGTGCCGTGGGCCGACGCCAACGTGCATATTCTCACTCATGGCCTGCACTACGCGAGCTGCGTGATCGAGGGCGAGCGCGCCTATGGCGGCAGGGTCTTCAAGAGCACGGCGCATTCCGAGCGGCTGAAGAACTCGGCCAACATCCTCGATTTCGAGATTCCGTATTCGGTGGCCGAGATCGATGCCGCAAAACAGCTCGTGATCGACAAGAACAATTTGCCGGACGCCTATCTGCGTCCGATCGCCTGGCGCGGTTCGGAGATGATGGGCGTGTCGGCGCAGACCAACACCATCCATCTCGCGATCGCCGCCTGGGACTGGCCGAGCTATTTCGATCCGGCCGAGAAATTGAAGGGCATCCGGATCGGCTTGGCCGAATACCGCCGGCCCGATCCGGCGACGATTCCGGCGCTGGCGAAGGCGTCCGGCCTCTACATGATCTGCACCATCAGTAAGCACAAGGCGGAGCGCGCAGGTTATGCCGACGCCATGATGCTGGACTGGCAGGGGCGGGTCGCCGAATGCACCGGCGCCAACATCTTCTTCATCAAGGACGGCAAGATCCACACGCCGATCGCCGACTGTTTCCTCGCCGGCATCACCCGCGCCACCGCGATCGACCTCGCCAGGCGGCGCGGCATCGAGGTGATCGAGCGCCGCATCATGCCGGAGGAGCTCGACGGCTTCACTGAGTGCTTCATCACCGGCACCGCGGCGGAAATAACCCCGGTGTCCGAGATTGCGAATTGGAAGTTCACGCCCGGCAAGATCTCCGAGCTGTTGATGGCCGATTACACCGCCGAAGTGCAGCCCAAGGACAAGGCGGCTGCAGCGTAA
- the proC gene encoding pyrroline-5-carboxylate reductase yields MSSSVTAVSSLANLHGTIALAGAGKMGGAMLTGWLAGGLDASRVIVVEPFPSDDIKALAAKGVRLNPKDAGAVDTLVMAVKPQTFREAGPALKSFVGPNTLVVSIMAGITIAALEEVCSGMAVRAMPNTPAAIGRGITVAVPAKNVSAAQRATADALLRATGSVEWVEDENLMDAVTAVSGSGPAYVFLLAEELARAGVEAGLPAELATKLARETVAGSGELLHRSEQDSATLRQNVTSPGGTTAAALEVLMGKDGMQPLMIRAIAAATKRSKELAK; encoded by the coding sequence ATGTCGTCGTCAGTCACCGCAGTTAGTTCCCTCGCTAACCTCCACGGCACCATCGCGCTCGCCGGCGCCGGCAAGATGGGCGGCGCGATGCTGACCGGATGGCTGGCCGGCGGCCTCGACGCAAGCCGCGTGATCGTGGTCGAGCCCTTCCCGTCCGACGACATCAAGGCGCTCGCCGCCAAGGGCGTCCGTCTCAATCCGAAGGACGCCGGCGCAGTCGATACGCTAGTCATGGCGGTGAAGCCGCAGACGTTCCGGGAAGCCGGACCGGCGCTGAAGTCCTTCGTCGGACCGAACACGCTCGTCGTTTCGATCATGGCGGGCATCACCATCGCCGCACTTGAAGAAGTCTGCAGCGGCATGGCGGTTCGCGCGATGCCGAACACACCGGCCGCGATCGGCCGCGGCATCACGGTTGCTGTGCCTGCGAAGAATGTCAGCGCCGCGCAACGCGCCACGGCCGATGCGTTGCTGCGCGCCACCGGCTCGGTCGAATGGGTCGAGGATGAAAACCTGATGGATGCGGTGACCGCCGTGTCAGGCTCCGGCCCGGCCTATGTGTTCCTGCTCGCCGAAGAACTCGCGCGCGCCGGCGTTGAGGCCGGCCTGCCGGCAGAACTTGCAACCAAGCTCGCGCGCGAAACCGTCGCCGGCTCCGGCGAACTGCTGCATCGCTCCGAACAGGATTCCGCCACGCTGCGCCAGAACGTCACCTCGCCCGGCGGCACCACGGCCGCCGCGCTGGAAGTGTTGATGGGCAAGGACGGAATGCAACCGCTGATGATCCGCGCGATTGCCGCGGCGACGAAGCGCTCAAAGGAATTGGCGAAGTAG
- the hisS gene encoding histidine--tRNA ligase, with protein MAEKPKKPQKLKARLPRGLEDRGPAAIAATRQMVEKIREVYERYGFEPVETPAMEFTDALGKFLPDQDRPNEGVFSFQDDDEQWISLRYDLTAPLARYVAENFDALPKPYRSYRAGYVYRNEKPGPGRFRQFMQFDADTVGSASPAADAEMCMMAADTMEALGIPRGSYLVKVNNRKVLDGVRDALGIADDGQWLTVMRAIDKLDRLGISGVQQLLGDGRKDESGDFTKGAGLKANDIALVVGAIEQGAQIDARLRDSKVGQEGRDELDAISKLVTASGYGADQIVIDPSVVRGLEYYTGPVYEVELTLETKDEKGRPVRFGSIGGGGRYDGLVSRFRGEPVPATGFSIGVSRLQAALTMLGKLDTRPDFGPVVVTVFDRDRVADYQKMVAQLRNANIRAELYLGNPKNMGNQLKYADRRNSPCVIIQGSDEKARGEIQIKDLIEGAKAAAAIASNQEWRETRPAQFSCTEGEIVAKVREVLARHDVKWG; from the coding sequence ATGGCTGAAAAACCCAAAAAACCCCAGAAACTGAAGGCCCGCCTGCCGCGCGGGCTGGAGGATCGTGGCCCGGCCGCGATTGCCGCCACGCGCCAGATGGTCGAGAAAATCCGCGAAGTCTACGAGCGTTACGGCTTTGAGCCGGTGGAAACCCCGGCGATGGAGTTCACCGATGCGCTCGGAAAATTCCTGCCCGACCAGGACCGGCCGAACGAGGGTGTGTTCTCGTTCCAGGACGACGACGAACAGTGGATCTCGCTGCGCTACGACCTGACCGCGCCGCTGGCGCGCTATGTGGCGGAGAATTTCGACGCTTTACCTAAACCCTATCGCAGCTACCGCGCCGGCTATGTCTATCGCAACGAAAAGCCAGGCCCCGGCCGCTTCCGACAGTTCATGCAGTTCGACGCCGACACGGTGGGCTCGGCCTCGCCCGCGGCCGATGCCGAGATGTGCATGATGGCGGCGGATACGATGGAAGCGCTCGGTATTCCGCGTGGCAGCTACCTGGTGAAGGTGAATAACCGCAAGGTGCTGGATGGCGTGAGGGATGCGCTTGGTATCGCCGATGACGGGCAATGGCTGACCGTGATGCGTGCGATCGACAAGCTTGATCGGCTCGGCATCTCCGGCGTTCAGCAATTGCTAGGCGACGGCCGCAAGGACGAGTCGGGCGACTTCACCAAAGGTGCCGGTCTCAAAGCGAATGATATCGCCCTGGTGGTCGGCGCGATCGAACAGGGCGCGCAGATCGATGCGCGGCTGCGCGACAGCAAGGTCGGACAGGAAGGCCGCGACGAACTCGACGCGATAAGCAAGCTCGTTACTGCATCCGGCTATGGGGCGGATCAAATCGTCATCGATCCTTCCGTCGTCCGCGGCCTCGAATATTACACTGGCCCCGTCTACGAGGTCGAACTCACCCTTGAGACCAAGGACGAAAAAGGCCGCCCCGTCCGCTTCGGCTCGATCGGCGGCGGCGGCCGTTATGACGGGCTCGTTTCGCGCTTCCGCGGCGAGCCGGTGCCGGCAACGGGATTTTCCATCGGCGTGTCGCGCCTGCAGGCCGCGCTGACGATGCTGGGCAAGCTCGATACGCGGCCGGACTTCGGGCCGGTCGTGGTCACCGTGTTCGATCGCGATCGTGTCGCCGACTATCAGAAGATGGTCGCGCAGTTGCGCAATGCAAACATCCGCGCCGAGCTCTATCTCGGAAATCCCAAGAACATGGGCAACCAGCTCAAATATGCCGACCGCCGGAATTCGCCTTGCGTGATCATCCAGGGCTCGGATGAAAAGGCGCGCGGCGAAATTCAGATCAAGGATCTGATAGAGGGCGCGAAGGCGGCGGCTGCGATCGCCTCCAACCAGGAATGGCGTGAAACGCGCCCGGCACAGTTTTCCTGCACCGAAGGCGAGATCGTCGCGAAGGTGCGCGAAGTACTGGCGCGCCATGACGTGAAGTGGGGATAG
- a CDS encoding branched-chain amino acid aminotransferase, translating to MSLKFDIQPAANPTPEQERTARLADPGFGRIFTDHMAIVRYNQANGWHDARVESRANFPLDPATAVLHYAQEIFEGLKAYRRDNGVNLFRPDANARRFRNSAERMAMAPLPEPVFIEAVEQLVRIDSAWIPGGEGSLYLRPFMIASEVFLGVKPSAEYIFAVIASPVGSYFKGGPAPVSIWVSENYTRAAIGGTGAVKCGGNYAASLRAQAEAIEHGCDQVVFLDAVERRYIEELGGMNVFFVFDDGSLLTPPLGTILPGITRDSIIALARDVGTPVREELYTIDQWRADAASGKLKEAFACGTAAVISPIGKVCSASGEFLISGGAAGPVAMGLRKKLVDIQYGRAADPHDWIRQVL from the coding sequence ATGAGCTTGAAATTCGACATCCAGCCTGCGGCGAATCCGACGCCGGAGCAGGAGCGCACGGCAAGGCTCGCGGACCCGGGCTTCGGCCGGATCTTCACCGATCACATGGCGATCGTGCGCTACAACCAGGCCAACGGCTGGCACGACGCGCGCGTCGAATCCCGCGCGAATTTCCCGCTCGATCCTGCCACAGCCGTCCTGCACTACGCGCAGGAGATTTTCGAAGGCCTCAAGGCCTACAGGCGCGACAACGGCGTGAACCTGTTCCGCCCCGACGCCAATGCCCGGCGCTTCAGAAACTCGGCCGAGCGCATGGCTATGGCGCCGCTGCCCGAGCCTGTGTTCATCGAAGCGGTCGAGCAGCTCGTGCGCATCGACAGCGCCTGGATACCGGGCGGCGAGGGCAGTCTCTATTTGCGGCCGTTCATGATCGCGAGCGAGGTCTTCCTCGGCGTGAAGCCGTCAGCGGAATACATCTTCGCCGTTATCGCTTCGCCCGTCGGCTCCTATTTCAAGGGCGGACCCGCGCCAGTGTCGATCTGGGTGTCGGAGAACTACACGCGCGCCGCGATCGGCGGCACCGGCGCCGTCAAATGCGGCGGCAATTACGCCGCAAGCCTGCGCGCGCAGGCCGAGGCCATCGAGCACGGCTGCGATCAGGTCGTTTTCCTCGATGCGGTCGAGCGCCGCTACATCGAGGAACTCGGCGGCATGAATGTCTTCTTCGTGTTCGACGACGGGTCGCTGCTGACGCCGCCGCTCGGCACGATCCTGCCGGGCATCACCCGCGATTCGATCATCGCGCTCGCGAGGGATGTCGGCACGCCCGTGCGCGAGGAGCTCTACACGATCGATCAGTGGCGCGCGGATGCCGCCAGCGGAAAGCTGAAAGAGGCCTTCGCCTGCGGCACGGCGGCCGTCATCTCGCCGATCGGCAAGGTGTGTTCCGCGAGCGGCGAGTTTCTGATCAGCGGCGGCGCGGCCGGCCCCGTCGCCATGGGGCTGCGCAAGAAGCTCGTCGACATCCAGTACGGTCGCGCGGCCGACCCGCACGACTGGATTAGACAGGTCCTGTGA
- a CDS encoding tautomerase family protein, which produces MPEITVSMAAGRTDEQKAGMMRDITQALVKNLGVDADAVVIQINEAPLAHKMKGGKTFVERAAAAAAKK; this is translated from the coding sequence ATGCCTGAGATTACCGTGAGCATGGCCGCCGGCCGCACCGACGAACAGAAGGCCGGCATGATGCGCGACATCACGCAGGCGCTGGTCAAGAACCTCGGCGTCGATGCCGATGCGGTGGTGATCCAGATCAACGAAGCGCCGCTGGCCCACAAGATGAAGGGCGGCAAGACATTTGTGGAGCGTGCGGCGGCGGCCGCGGCGAAGAAGTAA
- a CDS encoding thioesterase family protein: MDARDFIKIGMSAERTLVVPAERTVGHFVPGMPMVYATPMMILEMEMASSDAIRGHLQPGWITVGTEVDIRHLGASLVGATVRVTGTVVAVERRVIRFEVEAFEGARKIGDGRHARGLVRVETFTKRLAGK, encoded by the coding sequence ATGGACGCACGCGACTTCATCAAGATCGGCATGAGCGCCGAGCGGACGCTGGTCGTACCAGCCGAGCGCACGGTCGGGCATTTCGTGCCCGGCATGCCGATGGTCTATGCGACGCCGATGATGATCCTGGAAATGGAGATGGCATCCAGCGACGCCATCAGGGGTCATCTTCAGCCGGGCTGGATCACGGTCGGAACCGAGGTCGATATCCGCCATCTCGGCGCGTCGCTGGTCGGCGCGACCGTGCGCGTCACGGGAACGGTCGTCGCGGTGGAGCGCCGCGTGATCCGCTTCGAGGTCGAAGCCTTCGAGGGCGCGCGCAAGATCGGCGACGGCCGCCACGCCCGCGGCCTCGTCAGGGTCGAGACGTTTACGAAGCGGCTCGCGGGGAAGTAG
- a CDS encoding IS4 family transposase gives MRHQNSVFHSLTKHIPWSRFEQIVEKHGADRLVRKLTTKRHLIALLYGQLSGATSLREAVTGMASHETRLYHVGATPVKRSTMSDANSKRPWQVFSELFAQMLPQAHRGLRRAAADAVRLIDSTSVRLSSLSEGWATFSADVFGAKAHIVYDPNADRPVYFAVTPANVNDITAAKAMPIEPGVTYVYDLGYYDYGWWARLDDAGCRFVTRLKKNTPFSVVKENRVPKGSNIVSDRIGHLPARLANSRNNPLQVPVREIRVIIDTGKLLRIVTNDLDAPAQEIADLYKQRWQIELFFRWVKQTLRIRHFIGVSENAVRIQIATALIAFLILRMAQLAQKAIHSPLVFARLVRSNLMRRRPINQLLEPLQPIPINSNQLKLGLYLQ, from the coding sequence ATGCGGCATCAGAATAGCGTATTTCATAGTCTAACGAAGCACATTCCTTGGTCTAGATTCGAACAGATCGTGGAAAAGCACGGAGCCGACCGGTTGGTGCGCAAATTGACGACGAAGCGTCACCTCATTGCTTTGCTGTATGGGCAATTGAGCGGCGCAACGAGCCTGCGGGAGGCCGTGACCGGAATGGCGAGCCACGAGACACGACTTTATCATGTGGGAGCGACACCGGTGAAGCGTTCGACGATGTCGGACGCCAATTCGAAACGGCCTTGGCAAGTGTTTAGCGAGTTGTTTGCGCAAATGTTGCCGCAAGCGCATCGCGGGCTGCGGCGCGCGGCGGCAGACGCGGTCCGGCTGATTGATTCCACCAGTGTTCGGCTCTCTAGCCTGAGCGAAGGCTGGGCGACGTTTTCGGCCGATGTGTTCGGGGCCAAGGCGCATATCGTCTACGATCCGAATGCCGATCGACCGGTCTACTTTGCGGTGACACCGGCCAACGTCAACGACATCACAGCCGCCAAAGCCATGCCGATCGAGCCGGGTGTAACCTACGTCTACGACCTCGGTTATTACGATTACGGCTGGTGGGCGAGGCTCGATGATGCCGGCTGCCGCTTTGTGACACGGCTGAAGAAGAACACTCCGTTCAGCGTGGTCAAGGAGAACCGCGTTCCCAAGGGCAGCAATATTGTGAGCGACCGGATCGGTCACCTGCCGGCCCGGCTCGCCAACAGCCGCAACAATCCGCTGCAAGTTCCGGTCCGGGAGATCCGCGTGATCATCGACACCGGTAAGTTGTTGCGCATCGTGACCAATGATCTCGACGCGCCGGCGCAGGAGATCGCAGACCTTTACAAACAGCGTTGGCAGATCGAGTTGTTCTTCCGCTGGGTCAAGCAGACGCTTCGAATCAGGCACTTCATCGGGGTCTCCGAGAATGCCGTTCGCATTCAGATCGCTACCGCCCTGATCGCTTTTCTCATCTTGCGTATGGCCCAGCTCGCTCAAAAGGCAATACACAGCCCCCTCGTATTTGCCCGGCTCGTCCGCTCCAACCTCATGCGCAGGCGCCCGATCAACCAGTTGCTCGAACCCCTACAGCCCATCCCGATCAACTCAAACCAGTTAAAACTCGGATTATACTTACAATGA
- a CDS encoding YbjN domain-containing protein translates to MSLLEGIIDSRNNPLAAIEDIAAENNWAFERSGEDEVTIVSKGNWTDYQLSFTWMAEIEALHLASAFDMKIPPARRAEVQRLIAAINEQLWVGHFDIWTHTGMIMYRQALVLPGGLTASTAQCEVMLAGAIHACERYYPAFQFVVWAGKTAAEAMSAAMFDTEGEA, encoded by the coding sequence ATGTCCCTCCTCGAAGGCATTATCGATTCCCGGAACAACCCGCTCGCGGCGATCGAGGACATTGCCGCCGAAAACAATTGGGCGTTCGAGCGCTCCGGCGAAGACGAAGTCACTATCGTCTCCAAGGGCAACTGGACCGACTATCAGCTCTCCTTCACCTGGATGGCGGAGATCGAGGCGCTGCATCTGGCCTCCGCCTTCGACATGAAGATTCCGCCGGCGCGCCGCGCCGAAGTGCAGCGGCTGATCGCGGCGATCAACGAGCAATTATGGGTCGGCCATTTCGACATCTGGACCCACACCGGCATGATCATGTACCGGCAGGCGCTGGTGCTGCCGGGCGGGCTGACCGCCTCGACCGCGCAATGCGAAGTCATGCTGGCCGGCGCCATCCACGCCTGCGAGCGCTATTACCCCGCGTTCCAGTTCGTGGTCTGGGCCGGGAAAACCGCCGCGGAGGCGATGAGCGCGGCGATGTTCGATACCGAGGGCGAGGCGTAG
- a CDS encoding MarR family winged helix-turn-helix transcriptional regulator encodes MTDVNFSRDPADPDSQGAAGTSPAPRAGELRWDIIELLFFAYRDFVGDADHELEAFGFGRAHHRVMHFVYRYPGLKVADLLDVLRITKQSLGRVLKQLLDEGYIVQKTGNNDRRQRLLYATPKGEALVAKLAGLQTDRITSALRDINPEGVAAISQFLRAMIDRDDPDKVLEAIFGTGSKKPRE; translated from the coding sequence ATGACTGACGTAAATTTCTCAAGGGACCCGGCCGACCCCGATTCGCAGGGAGCCGCCGGCACGTCCCCCGCCCCGCGGGCCGGCGAATTGCGCTGGGACATCATCGAATTGTTGTTCTTCGCCTATCGCGATTTCGTGGGCGACGCCGACCATGAGCTCGAGGCTTTCGGGTTCGGCCGCGCCCATCACCGCGTGATGCATTTCGTCTACCGCTATCCCGGCCTCAAGGTCGCCGACCTCCTGGATGTCCTGCGGATCACCAAGCAGTCGCTTGGCCGGGTGCTCAAGCAATTGCTCGACGAGGGCTACATCGTCCAGAAGACCGGCAATAACGACCGCCGGCAGCGCCTTCTTTACGCCACCCCCAAGGGCGAAGCCTTGGTGGCGAAGCTCGCAGGGCTGCAGACCGATCGCATCACAAGCGCGCTCCGGGACATCAATCCCGAAGGCGTCGCTGCTATCAGCCAGTTCCTGCGCGCGATGATCGATCGCGACGACCCCGACAAGGTGCTAGAGGCGATCTTCGGGACCGGCAGCAAGAAGCCAAGGGAGTGA